aaaaacctaATGAGCATGAAGCTCTAGAATCATATGTGGATCTAGCTAGAGAATGGGAAAACCTTGATTTACCAGCTTATGCAGGTTTGAGTTGGCATGCTGCAGCAAAATGTGAAAATGCCCTTGGAAATACAGTAGGAGAAATAACTAACTTGCTGCGATCTGCTAGATCATATGCGAAGAATGAAGTGAATAATTTACAAACAGGTTGTATTAGCTTGGAATGGGACATGTTGCAAGTAAGAATTCTGTGGAAATCAGGATTCAATCAAATGAACGAATATTCTGAATTTCCAGGCTTCTTTGATATCCTACACTTCGGCAATTTCAAAGTATAAGAAGGATTCACCACAAGCAGTGGCTCTCAATTTAGAAGTAGCCAATTTATTACGAATAATTGGAAAAAGCGATTCAgctgaaaattttctgaaaactgcGTTAGATCACTGTGTCAACGGGGAATCACTGAAAATATACTGCTTGAATTTACTCGCTTCAAACTATATCAAGGCTGGCAATTATGTAGCTGCTTTAGAATCATTCACAGAAGTACATAATATTCTGCAAACATTACCAAATAATGGAGAAAATGCTCAAATTCTTATGGAATGTGAAATCAACCGAATTTTATTGTTACTGATATTGAAACCACCCCCACAAAAATTGACCAGCGATCTAACCCAAGTTCTAGAAAGATACACATGGGGAGATAAAAATGACGATAGTATCAAAAGTGAGTATATAAAAATTGTTTATTGCTACCAACTTTATATCAAAAATCTATGTAATTCAATGGAGTCTTCACTGAATTCATTCGATTTCAGATTGTCAAATGAGCGAGTATATTTTCAGTCTGTTAGAATCACTAGTTACCACCTGTCAATCTGCTGATACTAGTTCTCTGAATGACCTGGAAAAAAAACTGTGGCCTCTTTTGAATAGAAATCAACGGGACTTACTCAGAGTTTTAGTCCAGATATATTACCTATAGGACATCAGAAATCTTGTAAGAATTTAAATAAATCGTGTTCTTTTCTATGTGAGGCAGTGGTTCCCTAAATCATGATTTTAAGGAAGAAAATGGTTGCCGTCGATATTTCGATAGGTAGGTATAAGCAAAATGATATGCTAAGTTCCTGCTCAATATTCAAGAATTTTCACAAAAAGAAAGATTAACCTCCCTTCTCTTTGTAAGGATAATCCCTTCCCAAATAGACATAATACAATAAATATCACACAAGttttaatgaaataaacaaattaTCAATCAGTATTTTAGTATTAAACAACATTTAAATTAAAAGTAGTTTAATTCAAGTACCCTTAAACCATTTAGGAACTTTTCCACTACTATTTGTATTCCTTTTAACAGGATTACTCATTGAATCAGAATCTTTACTGCATCCAGCAATGGGATTCTCATCTGATGATTCCGCTATTTTTTTCCTATCCCCGTTTCTAATCATTTGTGCTGCTAAGCTTGCCATGGAGTTGGTGGTAAACTTATCTTTAAGATCCTCTCGAATAAATTTAATTTGATCATTCCTATACTTTTCATCTAGTCCAAAATGCAATAAGGCAACAGGAACACAATCAACCTCTAATAACATCTTATCCTCTGGTAAAATGTATTTTGGAGGGGTAGTGTAGAGGTAGAAAGGTATATTCGCAACAGCCAAGTGTTCTTTCACGAATTCAGAAACAGTTTTTATAGAATCTTTAGGTGCAAACACACCTTGTAAGATTACACGATCAGGGAAAAGAATTCTTATGATACATTTTCTATATTTACTGAGATGTCTGAGCTGTTTTTTGGATTCTTCTAATTGACGTAAAGCAGCTGTGAGTAGAGGTCCACCTTCTTCCGCTTCTTCAGCATGTTTCCTTACGTCTCTCAAAATTGTTTTTGCATCATTGATGGTAAGATTGAAGAAATCGTCTGGTGGATCATCCATTGGTCTCGGGTTGCTGCTTTCTATATGATAAATCAAACCATGTCTCACACCTGTGAATGGAAAATCTTctaatttcatttctttcattctttcaCTTTGAGCTTGTTCCATCACTATAGATCTATCGACTTCCTCATTATGCAATGATGAATCTTGACCACTTTCTAGATTTTCAGTTTCCTGAGGATCCACATCCATGGGAGAACATTCCTTGGTAACAACTTTCTCAACAATCTTCTCCTTAGCTAATTTCAAGATATCAGGACgagctgaataatttttagtTTGAGGTAATATTTTATCATCTGCTGCCTCTTCCATTTTTGGAGGACTTTTCTTGCTTTCTTCTACTTCCACTGGTTGGAAAACTCTCTTATAAGGTTTCTCCACAACTGGTTTTGCTGGTATAGTATTAGAAACATTAGCCTGAGTTTTAAGTTCTTCAGGAGTTTTATGGACAACACGTAACATAGCTCTACCTCCTGTTAAGCCCAAGCTACGTAAATCTGTTCGGGAAAGGTCCTCTCCATATATCTCCCTTCTCATGTAAATCACAACTGGATTTGATTTTTGACTATCGTATAATGTGTTAAGTATATCCTGTAAGGTACTAGAAGGAAGAAATGTTCCCAGAACTCGACTACCATCTTCAAGGTTCAAGGCAACCATAATTTCAGAGTCTTTTCGGGATTTGGTTGACGCAGCTAGTTCTAACTGTGCATTATTAGGCAAACCAGAAAACTGGACAGTTAAAGATGTATCCAACACTTTATTATGGTGCTTAATGTCATACTCTGAGGAATTAAAACCTTGCTTTTTACATACATCTTCCAGAATTTGCAGAATTGTTGTATTCAAGTTGCATTTGACTGTTTGTCTGCGACCATTTGGAGCCAAAACGGTAACAGCCCTAGAAGTCATTGTTTTTAAGGCTTAGTTATGATCTATTTTATGAATTCAATAACTCAGAAGTTTTGGTCATGAGTGAAGCTTGTGAATTTCTTTAAAAATGTTCATGAAAATTGTGTTACAACCAGAATGATTCAACTGAAAAATTATGACAGGCCACAGTGATTTGTGTATCTAAAAAAAGACGATTTCATTTGAGAAACCTTGAACTATTATTTTGCTTTATCCATTTCCATTTAATTATTCATGGAAAAagttaaataaatatatatacattCGCACTACTTTTTGACAATGATATGAGATATGACATCAATCAAATCCTCTTTGCTCAGCAAAAATTGTAGAAAAACTCAAATAGCAGTTTACTTCTTCACTTATGTGTATTTGTTATTTTACATGATTTGTAGGTGAATGACTTACTGAAAATGGATTATAAAATCGAACTTTTTGAAGtggaaaataaattgaagaagGTAACCTGAAAAGTAGTATGTTTATGCGAATTGATTTGAATTAATTTCAGGAACAAAATAATTTGT
This genomic stretch from Coccinella septempunctata chromosome 7, icCocSept1.1, whole genome shotgun sequence harbors:
- the LOC123317129 gene encoding tether containing UBX domain for GLUT4, which produces MTSRAVTVLAPNGRRQTVKCNLNTTILQILEDVCKKQGFNSSEYDIKHHNKVLDTSLTVQFSGLPNNAQLELAASTKSRKDSEIMVALNLEDGSRVLGTFLPSSTLQDILNTLYDSQKSNPVVIYMRREIYGEDLSRTDLRSLGLTGGRAMLRVVHKTPEELKTQANVSNTIPAKPVVEKPYKRVFQPVEVEESKKSPPKMEEAADDKILPQTKNYSARPDILKLAKEKIVEKVVTKECSPMDVDPQETENLESGQDSSLHNEEVDRSIVMEQAQSERMKEMKLEDFPFTGVRHGLIYHIESSNPRPMDDPPDDFFNLTINDAKTILRDVRKHAEEAEEGGPLLTAALRQLEESKKQLRHLSKYRKCIIRILFPDRVILQGVFAPKDSIKTVSEFVKEHLAVANIPFYLYTTPPKYILPEDKMLLEVDCVPVALLHFGLDEKYRNDQIKFIREDLKDKFTTNSMASLAAQMIRNGDRKKIAESSDENPIAGCSKDSDSMSNPVKRNTNSSGKVPKWFKGT
- the LOC123317132 gene encoding 40-kDa huntingtin-associated protein-like — its product is MASDTTRIEILDQYRSISKKLKRTFFKKPNEHEALESYVDLAREWENLDLPAYAGLSWHAAAKCENALGNTVGEITNLLRSARSYAKNEVNNLQTGCISLEWDMLQASLISYTSAISKYKKDSPQAVALNLEVANLLRIIGKSDSAENFLKTALDHCVNGESLKIYCLNLLASNYIKAGNYVAALESFTEVHNILQTLPNNGENAQILMECEINRILLLLILKPPPQKLTSDLTQVLERYTWGDKNDDSIKNCQMSEYIFSLLESLVTTCQSADTSSLNDLEKKLWPLLNRNQRDLLRVLVQIYYL